A genomic region of Pseudoalteromonas piscicida contains the following coding sequences:
- the nagA gene encoding N-acetylglucosamine-6-phosphate deacetylase, whose protein sequence is MTTQCYFAPEFFDGESFRKDVYFEVNNGQIGYIYESQATNVSKLSGLVAPGFIDVQVNGGGGAFFNAKQSTACLATMVKAHGQFGSTGLMPTLITDKIEVMQQAADATAEAIATNQPGVLGIHFEGPHLSHPKKGTHSEKFIRPISEQEFAVYARQDLGIKMVTLAPETVPLSDIERLISLGVKVCIGHSNADYDTASAALNVGVDGFTHLFNAMSAFTSREPGVVGAALWNDNSWCGLIVDGHHVHPLSAQLAIRTKQRGKMMLVTDAMPPVGTDDTEFDFFDGRKVIRTGDRLNSTTGELAGSVLDMASAVRNTVNTLNVSLAESLRMASLYPAQYLGLSQKGHLRSGADADFVVLDSDLIVKQTYIGGQLL, encoded by the coding sequence ATGACGACTCAATGTTATTTTGCTCCAGAATTTTTTGATGGTGAAAGTTTTAGAAAAGACGTTTACTTCGAAGTAAACAACGGCCAAATTGGTTATATCTACGAGTCGCAAGCGACCAATGTATCTAAGTTATCGGGACTAGTTGCACCAGGTTTTATTGACGTACAAGTTAATGGTGGTGGCGGTGCATTTTTTAACGCCAAGCAATCGACGGCATGCTTGGCGACTATGGTTAAAGCACATGGCCAATTTGGTTCAACGGGATTAATGCCAACCCTTATCACTGACAAAATTGAAGTAATGCAACAAGCGGCAGATGCAACAGCAGAAGCGATTGCTACTAATCAGCCCGGAGTGCTTGGGATCCATTTTGAGGGCCCACACTTATCTCATCCTAAAAAGGGTACGCATAGCGAAAAGTTCATCAGGCCAATCTCAGAGCAAGAGTTTGCGGTATACGCGCGTCAAGATTTAGGCATCAAAATGGTGACTTTAGCACCTGAAACTGTGCCGCTTAGCGATATAGAGCGCTTGATTTCATTGGGTGTTAAAGTGTGTATCGGTCATTCAAACGCGGACTATGACACCGCCAGCGCCGCACTAAACGTTGGCGTGGATGGCTTTACGCACCTATTTAATGCAATGTCTGCGTTTACTTCCCGTGAGCCGGGCGTTGTCGGCGCGGCGCTTTGGAATGACAATAGTTGGTGTGGTTTGATTGTTGATGGCCACCACGTTCATCCATTGTCGGCGCAGCTTGCGATTCGTACTAAGCAGCGCGGCAAAATGATGCTAGTGACGGATGCCATGCCTCCGGTTGGGACTGATGATACGGAGTTTGACTTTTTTGATGGCAGAAAAGTTATTCGTACCGGTGATCGGTTAAATTCAACGACTGGTGAGCTTGCTGGCAGTGTATTGGATATGGCAAGTGCGGTGCGGAACACCGTTAATACGCTTAACGTGAGTCTAGCGGAGAGTTTACGCATGGCTTCTTTGTACCCTGCGCAATATCTTGGCCTGTCTCAAAAGGGGCATCTAAGATCGGGGGCTGATGCTGATTTCGTGGTGCTCGATAGCGATTTGATTGTGAAGCAAACCTATATTGGTGGTCAGTTGTTATAA
- the nagA gene encoding N-acetylglucosamine-6-phosphate deacetylase, whose product MVATLDVQVNGGGGAFFNAKQSTACLATMVKAHGQFGSTGLMPTLITDKIEVMQQAADATAEAIATNQPGVLGIHFEGPHLSHPKKGTHSEKFIRPISEQEFAVYARQDLGIKMVTLAPETVPLSDIERLISLGVKVCIGHSNADYDTASAALNVGVDGFTHLFNAMSAFTSREPGVVGAALWNDNSWCGLIVDGHHVHPLSAQLAIRTKQRGKMMLVTDAMPPVGTDDTEFDFFDGRKVIRTGDRLNSTTGELAGSVLDMASAVRNTVNTLNVSLAESLRMASLYPAQYLGLSQKGHLRSGADADFVVLDSDLIVKQTYIGGQLL is encoded by the coding sequence TTGGTCGCGACGCTTGACGTACAAGTTAATGGTGGTGGCGGTGCATTTTTTAACGCCAAGCAATCGACGGCATGCTTGGCGACTATGGTTAAAGCACATGGCCAATTTGGTTCAACGGGATTAATGCCAACCCTTATCACTGACAAAATTGAAGTAATGCAACAAGCGGCAGATGCAACAGCAGAAGCGATTGCTACTAATCAGCCCGGAGTGCTTGGGATCCATTTTGAGGGCCCACACTTATCTCATCCTAAAAAGGGTACGCATAGCGAAAAGTTCATCAGGCCAATCTCAGAGCAAGAGTTTGCGGTATACGCGCGTCAAGATTTAGGCATCAAAATGGTGACTTTAGCACCTGAAACTGTGCCGCTTAGCGATATAGAGCGCTTGATTTCATTGGGTGTTAAAGTGTGTATCGGTCATTCAAACGCGGACTATGACACCGCCAGCGCCGCACTAAACGTTGGCGTGGATGGCTTTACGCACCTATTTAATGCAATGTCTGCGTTTACTTCCCGTGAGCCGGGCGTTGTCGGCGCGGCGCTTTGGAATGACAATAGTTGGTGTGGTTTGATTGTTGATGGCCACCACGTTCATCCATTGTCGGCGCAGCTTGCGATTCGTACTAAGCAGCGCGGCAAAATGATGCTAGTGACGGATGCCATGCCTCCGGTTGGGACTGATGATACGGAGTTTGACTTTTTTGATGGCAGAAAAGTTATTCGTACCGGTGATCGGTTAAATTCAACGACTGGTGAGCTTGCTGGCAGTGTATTGGATATGGCAAGTGCGGTGCGGAACACCGTTAATACGCTTAACGTGAGTCTAGCGGAGAGTTTACGCATGGCTTCTTTGTACCCTGCGCAATATCTTGGCCTGTCTCAAAAGGGGCATCTAAGATCGGGGGCTGATGCTGATTTCGTGGTGCTCGATAGCGATTTGATTGTGAAGCAAACCTATATTGGTGGTCAGTTGTTATAA
- the nagX gene encoding transmembrane glucosamine N-acetyltransferase NagX, with protein MTTNNKPKRLASLDALRGMDMFWILGGQSIFAALFVLTGWQGWKAFEAHTLHSPWHGFTFYDLIFPLFIFLSGVAMGLSPKRIDHLPFNERKPFYLKALKRLLLLCAFGVLYNHGWGTGIPMDPDGIRYASVLGRIAFAWFFCALLVWHTSLRTLAHVGVGILLFYWLLLCFIPVPGGQAGDLSANGVGSWNAFIDTYLLPGISYQNRPVDPEGVLSSLPAIVNAIAGVFAGRAIANAQTQGEWKTVGILAGSGVLVLALGWLWDMQFPVNKELWTSSFVLVTVGWSAILLAVFYAIVDVLSFQRWAYSFVIIGANSIIIYLASSLVNWTFISKSVFGGVIAAVPTAWQPLIAVFALLAVQLLVLHWMYKRRIFVSV; from the coding sequence ATGACAACGAATAATAAGCCAAAGCGACTTGCGTCTTTAGATGCCTTACGCGGCATGGATATGTTCTGGATCTTAGGTGGCCAGTCTATTTTTGCGGCACTGTTTGTATTGACCGGATGGCAAGGGTGGAAGGCTTTTGAAGCGCACACGCTGCACAGTCCTTGGCATGGTTTTACTTTTTACGATCTTATCTTTCCACTGTTTATCTTTTTATCGGGTGTGGCGATGGGCTTGTCGCCTAAACGTATCGACCATCTGCCCTTTAATGAACGTAAACCGTTTTATCTCAAAGCACTGAAGCGCCTTTTGTTACTGTGTGCTTTTGGCGTGTTATACAACCATGGTTGGGGAACTGGGATCCCAATGGATCCTGACGGTATTCGCTACGCCAGTGTATTAGGTCGCATCGCGTTTGCTTGGTTCTTTTGTGCTTTACTGGTTTGGCATACGAGTTTGCGAACCTTGGCCCATGTGGGTGTAGGCATATTGTTATTTTATTGGTTACTGCTTTGCTTTATCCCGGTTCCTGGTGGGCAAGCGGGGGACTTAAGTGCAAATGGTGTTGGTAGTTGGAATGCGTTCATTGATACGTATTTACTACCTGGGATCAGTTATCAAAACCGTCCGGTTGACCCAGAAGGTGTGCTGTCAAGCTTACCTGCCATTGTAAATGCTATCGCAGGTGTATTTGCTGGTCGTGCGATTGCCAATGCCCAAACGCAAGGAGAGTGGAAAACCGTTGGTATTTTGGCAGGCTCCGGTGTACTTGTCCTAGCACTAGGTTGGCTTTGGGACATGCAATTTCCAGTTAATAAAGAATTGTGGACAAGCTCATTTGTGCTAGTAACCGTCGGCTGGAGCGCAATTCTACTTGCGGTATTTTACGCGATAGTAGATGTACTCAGCTTTCAACGTTGGGCGTATTCATTTGTTATTATAGGAGCCAATTCCATTATCATTTATTTGGCGTCAAGCTTAGTGAATTGGACCTTTATTAGTAAAAGCGTATTCGGTGGCGTGATTGCCGCTGTGCCAACTGCGTGGCAACCATTAATTGCTGTTTTTGCGCTACTGGCGGTACAGCTTTTAGTGCTGCATTGGATGTATAAACGCCGTATTTTTGTAAGTGTATAA
- the nagB gene encoding glucosamine-6-phosphate deaminase, whose product MQVVILKDAAEVAAYGADIFTTQLKRKANSVLGLATGSTPVALYQELIKRNQANDISFAEVTSFNLDEYLGLDGSHPQSYRYFMQQQLFDHINIDKSNTHVPPGDAKNPITACGEYEARIKSAGGIDVQLLGIGRNGHIGFNEPSSGLTSRTRVKTLTKATIDDNARFFKADEYQPHLSITMGIGTILDAKKVVLLATGENKADAVVAMVEGPLTAACPASALQMHRDAVIVIDEAAASKLKDIEFYKHIENENQKLLDYLASL is encoded by the coding sequence ATGCAAGTAGTCATTTTAAAAGACGCTGCCGAAGTGGCAGCATATGGTGCAGACATTTTTACAACGCAATTAAAGCGTAAAGCTAACTCTGTGTTGGGATTAGCGACGGGTTCAACACCGGTTGCTTTGTATCAAGAATTAATTAAGCGTAACCAAGCGAACGATATCAGTTTTGCTGAAGTTACCAGCTTTAACCTAGATGAATATTTAGGTTTAGATGGCTCGCACCCACAAAGTTATCGTTACTTTATGCAGCAGCAGCTGTTTGACCATATCAACATTGATAAAAGTAACACGCACGTACCGCCGGGTGATGCAAAAAATCCAATTACGGCGTGCGGCGAGTATGAAGCGCGTATTAAATCTGCTGGTGGTATAGATGTACAACTGTTAGGCATTGGCAGAAATGGCCATATTGGCTTTAACGAGCCATCTTCTGGCTTAACGTCACGCACTCGGGTTAAAACCCTAACGAAAGCGACGATTGATGATAATGCTCGTTTTTTTAAAGCTGATGAGTACCAACCTCACTTGTCAATCACTATGGGTATTGGCACGATTTTAGATGCTAAAAAAGTCGTGTTATTAGCGACTGGTGAAAATAAAGCTGATGCCGTTGTTGCTATGGTGGAAGGCCCGTTGACTGCGGCGTGTCCAGCTTCGGCACTACAAATGCATCGTGATGCTGTAATCGTCATCGATGAAGCTGCGGCATCTAAGCTAAAAGATATTGAATTCTATAAGCATATTGAAAACGAAAATCAAAAGTTGCTGGACTATCTTGCCTCTCTGTAG
- the nudC gene encoding NAD(+) diphosphatase, which translates to MTLDRASNERKDQNWLLSQMGDNSRWLLIQDDANLVRARDNELHYLSRTEVADLALQDAIFLGRDEAHSYFALDVSKQRDKLSFIDSESEFIDMRQVGRNLPKQQGSIGVLARGLCYWHKTHCFCGRCGQPNKMVEAGHARRCVNPECRHMTFPRTDPAVIMLITHVFPDGVERCLLGRQAVWPEGVFSTLAGFVDPGESLEQAVIREVMEEAGVEAYDATYIASQPWPFPSSLMLGFIAKAKTTEIFVEQDELEQAKWFSRAELNTFSEWGDTKPGYKLTREDSISRYLVEYWRAQSEE; encoded by the coding sequence ATGACGTTAGACAGAGCGTCTAACGAAAGAAAAGATCAAAACTGGTTATTATCTCAAATGGGTGACAATAGTCGCTGGTTATTAATTCAAGACGACGCTAATCTAGTGCGTGCCCGAGATAATGAATTACATTATCTTTCTCGCACAGAAGTCGCTGATTTAGCGCTCCAAGACGCGATATTCTTAGGTCGTGACGAAGCGCACAGCTATTTTGCGCTTGATGTCTCCAAACAACGAGACAAGCTTTCTTTTATTGACTCCGAGTCAGAATTCATCGATATGCGCCAAGTGGGTCGTAACTTACCAAAGCAACAGGGCTCAATTGGTGTGCTTGCACGAGGATTATGTTACTGGCATAAAACCCATTGTTTTTGCGGACGTTGTGGGCAACCCAATAAAATGGTTGAAGCAGGCCATGCAAGACGTTGTGTTAACCCTGAATGTCGCCATATGACGTTTCCACGTACAGATCCAGCCGTTATCATGCTTATCACTCATGTTTTCCCTGATGGCGTTGAACGCTGTTTGTTGGGCCGTCAGGCTGTTTGGCCAGAAGGTGTATTTTCGACGCTGGCTGGATTTGTTGACCCCGGCGAGTCGCTAGAGCAAGCCGTGATAAGGGAAGTGATGGAAGAGGCGGGTGTTGAAGCATACGACGCCACTTATATTGCCTCACAGCCTTGGCCGTTCCCGTCTTCACTTATGCTTGGATTTATCGCGAAGGCAAAAACCACAGAGATTTTTGTTGAGCAAGATGAGCTTGAGCAAGCTAAATGGTTTTCACGGGCGGAGCTTAATACATTTTCAGAGTGGGGTGATACAAAGCCCGGCTATAAACTCACCAGAGAAGACTCTATTTCCAGATATTTAGTTGAATACTGGCGTGCACAATCAGAAGAGTAA
- a CDS encoding cystathionine beta-lyase: MKKHTKIVAAGRKAEYTKGVVNPVVQRASTVVFESVAEMQEAIKGRGHRTLFYGRRGTNTHFALQDAITELENGAGCALYPSGAAAIAQSLLSFLKAGDHLLMVDTAYEPTRDLCDKLLKGYGIETTYYDPMVGAGIDALIQDNTKVLFLESPGSITMEVQDVPAMVEVAKRRGVITMLDNTWGNGWQFRPLDHGVDISIQAATKYIVGHSDVMMGVAVANERYWPELREHSYLLGQCTSADDAYLALRGLRTMPARLKQHEQSAMIVAKWLEAHPLVDHIRHPAFETCPGHEFFKRDFDGSNGLFSIVMKEGSQKAINRFLDALSHFKMGFSWGGYESLVTANKTMEHLRSTTGWTLGPVIRLHIGLEDVEDLIEDLEHALKVYEQNLGKS; this comes from the coding sequence ATGAAAAAGCATACTAAAATCGTTGCTGCTGGAAGAAAAGCAGAATATACCAAAGGGGTAGTAAACCCAGTTGTTCAGCGCGCCTCTACTGTAGTTTTTGAGAGCGTTGCCGAAATGCAAGAAGCGATAAAAGGCCGTGGACATCGCACACTGTTTTACGGCCGCCGTGGTACCAATACCCATTTCGCCTTGCAAGATGCCATTACTGAGCTTGAAAATGGTGCAGGTTGCGCTTTGTATCCGTCTGGTGCTGCTGCTATCGCACAGTCACTACTGTCATTTTTAAAAGCAGGCGATCACTTGCTGATGGTGGATACTGCGTATGAGCCAACCAGAGATTTGTGCGATAAGCTGTTAAAAGGCTATGGTATCGAAACCACTTATTATGACCCTATGGTTGGCGCAGGTATTGACGCGTTAATTCAAGACAATACCAAAGTGTTGTTCTTAGAGTCTCCAGGTTCAATCACCATGGAAGTTCAAGATGTGCCAGCGATGGTTGAAGTTGCAAAGCGCCGTGGCGTTATCACTATGCTTGATAATACGTGGGGCAATGGCTGGCAGTTTCGTCCGCTCGATCATGGTGTTGATATCAGCATTCAAGCGGCAACCAAGTATATTGTTGGGCATTCGGATGTCATGATGGGGGTTGCCGTTGCAAATGAGCGTTATTGGCCTGAGCTTAGAGAGCACTCGTATTTACTGGGTCAATGTACCTCTGCAGATGATGCTTATTTAGCACTACGTGGGTTACGTACTATGCCTGCGAGGTTAAAACAACACGAACAGTCGGCAATGATAGTGGCGAAATGGCTCGAAGCGCACCCGCTCGTGGACCACATTAGACATCCCGCTTTTGAGACTTGTCCCGGTCATGAATTCTTCAAGCGAGACTTTGATGGCAGTAATGGTTTATTTTCAATCGTAATGAAAGAAGGTAGCCAAAAGGCGATTAACCGTTTCTTAGATGCCTTATCCCATTTTAAAATGGGTTTCTCATGGGGCGGCTATGAAAGTTTAGTTACAGCCAATAAAACCATGGAGCATTTGCGATCAACTACAGGTTGGACACTTGGCCCCGTGATCCGCCTTCACATCGGTCTTGAAGATGTAGAAGACTTGATAGAAGATTTAGAACACGCACTTAAAGTCTACGAACAAAACCTCGGTAAATCTTAA
- a CDS encoding alpha/beta hydrolase: MLTRFSYFCTILSIVTTSFSTLASDVLDCVIESYSQPNSPFTGLPNPAEQGEHKYTVMNYGERPFLFAISKPDVIAPNVSLPSFLSDYSRNQGYEDNAYHKFKSSNLPLEAKVWLPLGAQPLPLVLLVHGNSAPGFDYLGELLASRGHFVVQVNQTYLNDLLGENGARGWILLEHIKLLQKWNAEQGHAFYNKIDLENIALIGMSRGGEAVALAASFNQWKTLPNSSESTEFGFNIKSIVALAPMDGQYQHADGRNILKNVNYLVLQGGHDADVYQFLGSQQWHRTHFDDDKNYLKQSIYIYRANQM, translated from the coding sequence ATGCTTACTCGTTTTTCGTACTTTTGTACCATTTTATCCATAGTTACCACCTCATTTTCGACATTAGCTTCAGATGTTTTAGATTGTGTTATTGAGAGTTATAGTCAGCCAAATAGCCCGTTTACGGGTTTACCTAATCCTGCCGAACAGGGCGAACATAAATACACAGTGATGAACTATGGCGAACGACCATTTTTATTTGCTATATCAAAACCTGATGTAATTGCTCCAAATGTGAGCTTACCTAGCTTTCTTTCCGACTATTCTCGTAACCAAGGATATGAGGACAATGCCTACCACAAATTTAAAAGTAGTAATTTACCTTTGGAGGCTAAAGTTTGGCTTCCGTTGGGAGCCCAACCACTACCGTTAGTATTATTAGTCCATGGAAATTCTGCCCCGGGGTTTGATTATCTAGGTGAATTGCTCGCCAGCCGAGGTCACTTTGTTGTGCAAGTAAATCAAACTTATTTGAATGATTTATTGGGAGAAAATGGTGCCCGTGGTTGGATACTACTTGAACATATTAAGCTGCTGCAAAAATGGAATGCTGAGCAAGGTCACGCTTTTTATAACAAAATAGATTTAGAGAATATCGCTTTAATAGGGATGTCTAGAGGAGGGGAGGCTGTTGCTTTAGCTGCATCATTTAATCAATGGAAGACCTTACCAAATAGTAGTGAATCAACAGAGTTTGGTTTTAACATTAAATCCATTGTCGCTTTAGCCCCAATGGACGGGCAATATCAACATGCTGATGGTAGAAACATCCTGAAAAATGTTAACTATTTAGTGTTACAAGGAGGTCATGATGCGGATGTTTATCAGTTTCTTGGTAGCCAACAATGGCATCGAACTCACTTCGATGATGATAAAAACTACTTAAAGCAGTCCATTTATATCTATCGTGCTAACCAAATGTAG
- a CDS encoding IS3 family transposase (programmed frameshift) → MTKLKRATYSAAIKLETAQLVVDQGYTQEDAAKAMGVGKSTVSKWVTQLKQERNGQTPTASPMTPEQIEIRELKKQIQRIELEKDIFKKGYRSLDVRLPEQFSLIEKLNQRERYPISVLCSVFNVHRSSYKYWAIRDTTPTPEQIRLEAEVKAIHAMSGGSAGARTIAAIATNNDFELSRYRAAKLMVKLKLESCQVPQHQYKRGGNEHLEIPNLLDRQFDVVEPNTVWCGDVTYIWTGNRWAYLAVVVDLFARKVVGWAMSLSPDTSLTLKALELAYESRGKPSGLMFHSDQGSHYTSLKYRQRLWRYKITQSMSRRGNCWDNAPMERFFRSFKTEWMPKVGYENFKDAKYGVSDYINGYYNNVRPHHYNAGLAPNESEVRYQDSKTVAKIS, encoded by the exons ATGACGAAATTAAAACGCGCAACCTATTCTGCGGCAATCAAATTAGAAACAGCTCAACTTGTAGTTGACCAAGGCTACACACAAGAAGATGCAGCTAAGGCTATGGGGGTTGGTAAATCAACTGTAAGTAAGTGGGTAACTCAATTGAAGCAAGAGCGGAATGGCCAGACCCCCACAGCGTCACCAATGACACCTGAACAAATTGAAATCCGCGAACTTAAAAAGCAAATCCAACGTATTGAATTAGAAAAGGATATAT TTAAAAAAGGCTACCGCTCTCTTGATGTCCGACTCCCTGAACAATTCTCGTTAATTGAGAAATTAAATCAACGAGAGCGTTACCCAATTAGCGTGTTGTGTAGCGTATTCAATGTGCATCGCAGCAGCTATAAATATTGGGCCATACGGGATACAACGCCTACACCAGAGCAAATAAGGCTAGAAGCTGAAGTTAAAGCCATACATGCAATGAGCGGCGGTTCAGCTGGGGCACGGACAATCGCAGCAATCGCAACGAATAACGATTTTGAATTAAGCCGTTATCGCGCCGCTAAGCTAATGGTTAAACTAAAACTAGAGAGCTGCCAAGTACCACAACATCAATATAAAAGGGGTGGTAATGAGCATCTTGAAATCCCAAATTTGCTAGACAGGCAGTTTGATGTTGTTGAGCCGAATACGGTGTGGTGCGGTGATGTGACGTATATTTGGACAGGCAATCGCTGGGCCTATTTAGCGGTCGTTGTTGATTTATTTGCACGTAAAGTCGTTGGTTGGGCAATGTCGTTGTCGCCAGATACTAGCTTAACGCTAAAAGCGCTTGAACTCGCGTATGAAAGCAGAGGTAAACCAAGTGGATTGATGTTTCACTCAGACCAAGGAAGCCATTATACAAGCTTGAAGTACCGCCAACGTTTATGGCGCTATAAAATTACACAAAGTATGAGCAGGCGCGGAAATTGTTGGGATAATGCGCCAATGGAGCGATTTTTTAGAAGCTTTAAAACGGAGTGGATGCCAAAGGTTGGATACGAAAACTTTAAAGATGCTAAATATGGTGTGAGTGATTATATCAACGGATATTATAACAACGTTAGGCCTCATCATTATAATGCTGGTTTAGCGCCAAATGAATCTGAGGTTAGATACCAAGATTCTAAAACTGTGGCCAAAATTAGTTGA
- a CDS encoding DUF4136 domain-containing protein: MFKNIVIATLVLMLAACAKTPDWDYDKSVQFANYKTYAWSPEADLKNNGREYQVNDLMEKRIRSAIQNEMSKQGFTLTDPQSADLLVNYHASVDTKIESDSLHTTYGARWNYWGIGWQTQTTTREYEVGTLVLDMIDKASNQLVWRGAKEGRLRSNQSPDQRTASINKTISELLANFPPQPQH, encoded by the coding sequence ATGTTTAAGAATATTGTTATCGCCACTTTGGTGCTGATGTTAGCGGCCTGCGCCAAAACCCCTGATTGGGATTATGATAAGTCTGTACAATTCGCTAACTATAAAACCTATGCTTGGTCACCCGAAGCGGACCTAAAAAATAATGGTCGTGAATACCAAGTTAATGACTTAATGGAAAAGCGGATCCGCAGTGCAATTCAAAACGAAATGAGCAAACAAGGTTTCACCCTCACCGATCCGCAATCGGCCGACTTACTGGTTAACTATCACGCATCAGTTGATACAAAAATTGAATCTGACTCGCTTCACACCACTTATGGTGCGCGTTGGAATTACTGGGGTATTGGCTGGCAAACACAGACCACAACACGTGAATATGAAGTGGGCACGCTTGTACTCGATATGATAGACAAAGCGTCTAACCAGCTAGTTTGGCGCGGAGCAAAAGAAGGTCGCTTACGTAGCAACCAATCACCAGACCAAAGAACAGCGTCAATTAACAAAACCATTTCGGAGTTGCTGGCTAACTTCCCACCACAGCCACAACACTAA